From Micromonospora carbonacea:
CCCCCGCCGTCCGTGTTCCTAGCCGACAATGGGTTGCTCCTCCGGGTAGCGGTACAGCCGTCGTCGGGTGTTCAACGCGATCGCCGACCCGAGGGTGAGCGGCCCGACCCGACCGACGTACATGAGGACGGTCAGCACGAGCTGGCCCGGCTCGGGGACGGTCGACGCGACGCCGGTGGAGAGTCCGGTGGTGCTGAACGCCGAGGTCACCTCGAACAGCGCCAGGTGGTAGGCCAGCCCCTCGGTGAGCAGCAGCAGGACGACCGTGCCGCCGACCACCAGCGCGACGCTGAGCAGGGCGACGGTCAGCGCCTGCCGCAGGCTCGCGGTGGACACCCGCCGCCGGCCCACGATGACGTCCGGCTCGCCGCGCAGCTCCGCCCAGATGGCGAAGCCGAGCAGGAAGAACGTGGCGACCTTGATCCCGCCCGCCGTGCTGGCGCTGCCGCCGCCGATGAACATCAGCGTGATCAGCAGCGGGACGCTCTCCTCGTCCAGGCCCGCCGGGTCGAGGACGGCGAACCCGCCGGTGCGGATCACCGCGCTCTGGGTGAAGGTGGCCAGCACCTTGCCGGCGACGTCGTACCCGCCGACGGTGCGCGGGTCGGGCCATTCGGCGGCGAGCAGCCCGAGGAAGCCGACGAGGAGCAGCACCGCGCTGCCCCACACGGTGAGCTTGGTGGCGATCGCCCAGCGGCCCGGCGTCCGCCACTCCCGCGACGCCTCGAACAGCGCGGGGAAGCCCAGCCCGCCGACGATCGTGCCGAACGCGATCGGCAGGCAGATCCACGGGTCCCGGGCGAACCCGACGAGGCTGTCGGTGAAGAGCGCGAAGCCGCCGTTGTTGAACCCCTGCACGGCGTGGAAGAAGCCGTACCAGAGGGCCCGGCCCGGCGGGTAGCCGTAGCCGAGCCAGAACCGGCCGGCGAGGACGGCGGTCATGGCCAGCTCGAAACCGGCCATGGTGGCCGCGATCCGCAGCAGCAGCCCGCGGACGTCGCCGATGCCGAACTCGGCGGTCTCGGCCTGCACCAGCAGCCGGTTGCGCAGCCCGAGCTGCCGGGCGACCACGAGCACCACCAGGGTCGCGCCGCTGAGGATGCCGAACCCGCCGACCTGGGTCAGCACGGTGATCATCACCAGCCCGAACCCGTTCCAGTACGTCGGGGTGTCGACGACGGACAGCCCGGTGACCGAGACCGCCGAGGTGGCCGTGAAGAACGCCGTGCTGAACGGAGTGAACCGGTGCGCGCTGGTCGCCGCCGGCAGCATCAGCGCGCCGGTGCCGAGCAGGATCACCGCCAGGAACCCGAACGGCACCAGCCGCACGGGGTGACGGAGAAACCGGCGCACCAGACAATCTTCCGTTCCCCGCCGACCGCCGGTGCCGAAACGGCCATCTACCGGCCAACCGCCCCCGGTCTGCTGGGCGCGTTCCCTCGACGACAGGAGACGGCGTTGCGACGTACCCTTTCCGCCCTCGGTCTGGCCGGCGCGCTGCTCGCGGCGGCCGTGGCGGTGCCCGCCCTGAGCGCCTCGGCGAAGCCGGAGGCCGCCCCCGGCGCCGCCCCGGACGCCGCCCCGCCGGCCGCCGCGGACCGGTCCCGGGCCGCCGACCGGCCGCTGGTCATCGGCCACCGGGGTGCGAGCGGCTAC
This genomic window contains:
- a CDS encoding TrkH family potassium uptake protein gives rise to the protein MRRFLRHPVRLVPFGFLAVILLGTGALMLPAATSAHRFTPFSTAFFTATSAVSVTGLSVVDTPTYWNGFGLVMITVLTQVGGFGILSGATLVVLVVARQLGLRNRLLVQAETAEFGIGDVRGLLLRIAATMAGFELAMTAVLAGRFWLGYGYPPGRALWYGFFHAVQGFNNGGFALFTDSLVGFARDPWICLPIAFGTIVGGLGFPALFEASREWRTPGRWAIATKLTVWGSAVLLLVGFLGLLAAEWPDPRTVGGYDVAGKVLATFTQSAVIRTGGFAVLDPAGLDEESVPLLITLMFIGGGSASTAGGIKVATFFLLGFAIWAELRGEPDVIVGRRRVSTASLRQALTVALLSVALVVGGTVVLLLLTEGLAYHLALFEVTSAFSTTGLSTGVASTVPEPGQLVLTVLMYVGRVGPLTLGSAIALNTRRRLYRYPEEQPIVG